The sequence GGCGGGGAGGCGCTTCTTCGCCGCGGCGTCGCCGTAGAGCGTCCACCGCAGGAACTCGACGGTGGTGTCGGCGACCACCCGTAGCGCCGCGCCGTCGGTGAGCAGGGCTCGGCCGTGGTCGCCCTTCGGCAGGCTGAGCAGCGCCTTCGGCCAGGGCACCGCGTCGTACGCCGCCTTGCCGGACGCGTAGTTCACCACCTCGTCGGCCTGGCCGTGCACGAACAGTTGCGGCGCGGCCGCGCCGGCGAAGGCGGTGCCGACGCCCAGCGCGGTACCGGCGAAGACGATGCCGGCGTCGAGCCGCTCGTCCCGGCCGGCGGTGAAGAGCCCGATGGTGGTGACCCCGCCCGCGCTGTGCCCCGCCGCGGCCACCCGCTCGGTGTCCAGCCGGCCGCGCAGCGGGTCGCCCGGCTTCCCGTCGAGGGCGAGCACCTGGGTCAGCGCGTACGACACGTCGGCCGGCTGGTTGAGCACGTCGAGCACGTTGCCGTCGCCGCCCGCGCCGGTGTGCGGGAAGCGGGGCGCGGCCACCACGAAACCGGCCGCCGCCCACCGGCTCAGCAGCAGTTGGTAGTCCTCCGGCCAGGCACCCAGCCCGTGGCTGAACATCACCACCGGGAACCGCCCGTCCGCCGCCGACGCGGACCGCTCGGGCATCCCGCCGGCCGCGCCCCGGGCCGGATACCAGACGGTCACGGGGAGGGCGCGGTCGCCGTCGCGGTTCAGCTTCAGCTGGCGTACGCCGACGGCGAAGCTCTCGGTGGGGGCGTGCCCGGCGGGTGACCGCGGCGCCGGCGTGGTCGTCGAGGGCGGCGCGGTCGGGGCGGCCCGCTCGGTCGGGGCGGTCCCGCCGGAGCAGCCGGCCAGCCCGGCGGTGAGCAGGGCGGCGGCGGCGAGGGCGGTACGGCGACGGAGCATGAAGCCGATTCTGCCTCGCGATCCGGGACCGCCGGCCCGGGATCGGCCCGCCGGTCGGTCCCGCCCCGGGTGGGGAGGCTGCCCCGGAGTCGGGGCGGGGTCAGCGGGGGAGGCGGCTGGTGAGGGTGGTGACGCCGGGGAGGTGGGCGTCGGTGGGAAGGCGATGGAGGGCGGCCCGGTCGTCGTAGAGGGTCCACCGGAGGAAGTCGGTGGTGGCGGCGAGGACCTGGACGAAGCCGGGGCGGCCCGGGGTCAGGTACTCGCCGTGGCCCTGGCCGGGAAGGCTCAGGAAGGCGGCCGGCCCGGGCGCGCGGGCGTACGCGGCCCGGCCGACCGACTCCGGCACGACCGGGTCGGCACTCCCGTGCACGAACAGCAGCGGCGCCACCGGTCCGGCGAAGCTGCCGGCCAGCCCACCGCCCGCGAGCACGATCCCGGCGCGCAGCCGGGCCGCGTGCCCGGAGGTGAACATGCCGGCCGTGGTGAAGCCGCCCGCCGAGTGGCCGGCCGCGGCGATCCGGTCGACGGCCAGGTGCCCGGCGAGCGGGTCGCCGCGGCGGGCGTCGACGCGGACGAGGTGACGGATCAGCCGCCAGCCGTCGGCGGGCTGGTTGCGGACGTCCGCCCGGGTGAAGTCCCGGGCCCGCAGGTTGGTCCGTGGGAAGGCCGGGGCGGCCACCACGAAGCCGGCGGCGGCCCAGCGGGTGGTCAACGGGGCGTGCAGCTCGGGCAGGCTGCGCAGCCCGTGGCTGTAGATCACCACCGGGAAGCGTCCGGCGGCCACGGGCGCGCCCGGCCGGACGACCGGCGCGTCCGCAGCGGCCGGCGCGGGGGGTACACCGGACGGCTCCACGGGGTACCAGACGGTGACCGGCAGCGGCCGGGGGCTGCCCGGGTCGACGACGAACTGTCGCACGCCGACGGCGTACGCCCGCTGCGGGGCCTGCTCGACAACGGGCGGGGTGGGGTCGCCGGTCGCGGCGGTGGCCGAACCACAACCCGCGAGCAGCGCCGTCACCAGCGCGGCGACCAGCCGCTGCACCTTCACGTTCTCACGGTAGGCGGCTGGGTTGCCGGTGCGGCCCGGATGTCCGGACCAACGTCGCCGCCACCCGGCCAGCGTGCCTCCGCCGGCCGGATCGTTTCGTCGTCACCGGCCGGGCGGGAACCTCTCCGAGTGGACGAGCTTCGCTAACGTCACGCGCATGACTGAGAACTACACCGACCCGAGCGGCAACACGGCCCAGTTCCGTGCCTTCGTCGAGTCGCCCGACCCGGCTGCGGCGGCGCAGACCCCGTCCCGGCTGCCGCTGATCGCCGGCATCGGCGTCGCCGTGGTGCTGGTCGCCCTGGTCGCCTGGCTGGCGTTCGGCTGAGTCCCCGGCGAAGCGACCACCAGCCTCAGGCGCGCGAGGCGAGCACGGTTCGGGTCTCCCGGGCGATCTCGCGCTCCTCGTCGGTGTTGACCACGCACACCGCGACCTCCGCGCCGTCCGGTGAGATGATCCGGTCCCCGCTGCCGTCGTTGCGGGCCGGGTCGACGGCGATCCCGAGCCGCTCCAGGCCGGCCAGCGACGCGGCCCGGACGGGCGCGGCGTGCTCGCCGACACCGGCGGTGAAGGTGACCGCGTCGACCCGCCCGAGCAGGGCGTAGTACGCGCCGACGTACCCGGTGATCCGGCGGCGGTAGACGTCGAAGGCGAGCGCTGCGGCTGGATCGCCGGCGTCCCGGCGGGCCAGCACCTCGCGCATGTCGTTGACCCCGGTCAGCCCGAGCAGGCCGCTGCGGTGGTTGAGCAGGTCGTCGATCTCGTCCACCCCCATCCCGGCCTCCCGGCGCAGGTGGAAGATGACGGCCGGATCCAGGTCGCCGCTGCGGGTGCCCATGACCAGCCCCTCCAACGGGGACATGCCCATCGAGGTGGCCACGCTCCGCCCGCCGCGGACCGCGCAGACGCTCGCTCCGTTCCCCAGGTGCAGGGTGATCGTGTTCAGCTCCGCGTACGGCCGGCCGAGCAGCTCGGCCGTGTGCCGCGAGACGTACGCGTGCGAGGTGCCGTGGAAGCCGTACCGGCGGATGCCGTACCGCTCGGCGACGCCCCGGTCGATGGCGTAGGTGGCGGCGGCCTCGGGCAGCGTGTGGTGGAACGCGGTGTCGAAGACGGCGACCTGCGGAGTGTCGGGCAGGGCCGCCCGGGCCACCCGGATGCCGGCCAGGTTGGCCGGGTTGTGCAGCGGCGCGAGTGGCACCAGGTCCTCGATCGCGGCGATGACCGCGTCGTCGATCAGCGCCGGCTCGCTGAACTTCCGGCCGCCGTGCACCACCCGGTGGCCGACCCCGGCCAGCCCGTCCAGGTCGAGCCGGTCGATGATCTCCCGGACGGCGCTCTCGTGGTCGGCCGGCCCGCCGCCCGGCTCGCCGATCCGCTCGACGAGGCCCTTGTCGCGCACCTCCTCGCCGTCGTACAGCCGGTACTTCACCGACGACGACCCGCAGTTGAGGACCAGGATCCGGTCGGTCACGCGACCTCCTCAAGACGACGCGGCGGCCTGGGTGGCGGTGATCGCCACCGTGTTCACGATGTCCGGCACGGTGGCACCCCGGGACAGGTCGTTGACCGGCCGCCGCAGGCCCTGCATGACCGGGCCGACCGCCACCGCGCCGGCCGACCGCTGCACCGCCTTGTACGTGTTGTTGCCGGTGTTCAGATCAGGGAAGACGAACACGGTCGCCCGCCCCGCCACGGGGCTGTCCGGCAGCTTGGTGGCCGCGACCTGTGGGTCGATCGCCGCGTCGTACTGGATCGGACCCTCCACCAGCAGCTCGGGCCGGCGCTGCCGGACCAGCTCGGTGGCTGCCGCGACCTTCTCCACGTCCGCCCCGAAGCCGGAGTCGCCGGTCGAGTACGACAGCATCGCCACCCGCGGCTCGATGCCGAACCGGGCCGCCGTGCCGGCCGACGAGATGGCGATGTCGGCGAGCTGAGCGGCGTCCGGGTCCGGGTTGACCGCACAGTCGCCGTAGACCAGCACCCGGTCGGCGAGCAGCATGAAGAAGACGCTGGAGGCGACCGAGACGCCGGGCACGGTCCGGATGATCTCGAAGGCCGGCCGGATGGTGGCCGCCGTGGTGTGGGTGGCACCGGACACCATGCCGTCGGCCCGACCGGAGTGCACCATCATGGTGCCGAAGTAGTTGGGGTGCGCGACGACGTCGTGCGCCAGCTCGGGCGTGACCCCCCGGTGCGCGCGCAGCTTGGCGTACTCCTCGGCGAACTCGTCGCGCCACTCGCTGCGCACCGGGTCGACCACCTGCGCGGCGCCGATGTCCACGCCCAGCTCCCGGGTGCGCCGGGCGATGTCGTCGGGGCGACCGAGCAGGGTGAGGTCGGCGACGCCCCGCCTCAGCAGGATCTCCGCGGCGCGCAGGATGCGCTCCTCCGCGCCCTCCGGCAGCACGAGCCGCCGGCGCTGCGCCCGGGCCCGGTCGATCAGGTCGTTCTCGAACATCAGCGGGGTGACCCGCGCGGAGCGGCTGACCCGCAGCCGCCGGGCCAGGTCGACGGTGTCCACGCAGCGTTCGAAGGCGCCGAGCGCCGCCTCCACCTTGCGCGGGTTCGCCGTGCTGGGGCGGCCCTCGATCCGGCTGGACGCCGCGACCGTGTCGTAGCTGTCGCTGGGCACCGAGAGCACGGCCAGCCCGGTGTTCAGCCGCTCGACCAGCCGCATCGCCCGCGGGTCGGGCTGCTCGCCGAGGGTGAGCACCAGGCCGGCCAGCGAGACCTGCCCGGCCACGTGCGCGGCCCCCGCCGCCACCAGCAGGTCGGCCCGGTCGCCAGGGGTGATCACCAACGCGCCGTCGGTGAGGTGGTCCAGCAGGGTGGGCACGTGTGCCGCGCCCACCACGTAGTCGAGCACGTCCCGGTCCAGTGCGGCATCGTCGCCGGAGAGCCGGGTGGCGCCGAGCGCCGTCGCCACCTCGGCCACCGTCGGCGCCGACACGGTCGGCACCTCCGGGATCGCGTACGCGGGGACGGGCAGCTCGGGCAGCGTCATCGGCCCGGGCACCCGGTTGGCCACCACGGCCAGCACCGTCGCGCCCAGCTCCGCCAGGTCGTGGTACGCCCCGCGCACCGCCGCCGCGATCGCCTCGGGCGGCTGCCCGAACCCGTCGATCACGGGCACCACCACGCTGCCGAACTCCGTGGCCAGCCGGGCGTTGAAGGCCAGCTCGCGGGGGCCGGCGCCGTCCCCGTCGGCGAAGTCGCTGCCCACCACGACCACCGCCGGGCAGCGCCGCTCGACCTCGCGGTAGCGGGCGACGATCCGGGAGATCAGCTCCTCCCGCCGGCCGTCGGCGACCAGCGCGGTGGCCTCCGCGTACGTCGAGCCGTGCAGCTCGTCGACCGGCAGCTCCATCCGGTAGCGCTCGGTGAGCAGGGCGAGGATCTGGTCGGGCCCGGTGCCGGGGACCAGCGGTCGGAACGCGCCGATCCGTTCGACCTGCCGGGACAGCAGCTCGGCCAGCCCGAGTGCGATGGTCGACTTGCCCCCGCCCGATCCCACGCCGGTCAGGTACACGCTGCGCGCCACGACCTCACGCTACAAGATCGCGGTGCCCGCCGCCCGGGTCCTTGTGCCGGGCCGGGAGACCTTCGACCGGTCAGGAGGGCGCGGGCGCGGCGGGCCGGGTGTCCGGGTCCGCCCCGACTTCGTCGGCCGACTCCGCGGCCCGGAACAGCGCGTCGCTCTTCGCCACCCACGCCGCTCCGAAGGCGAACACGGCGACCGTCTCGCACCACAGCACCGGCTTGAGCGTGTCCCGTACGTCCGTGGGCAGCTGCGTGCTGACCAGCGCGAGCGCGATCGCCGCCAGGATGAGCCCGCCGCAGACGCGGTAGAACCGGACGGCCGACCGGGGCGGCGGCACCCCGGCCCGGTCGGGGCGGGTGAAGAGGACGAGGCAGAAGGTCGCGAGGAGCACGAAGAGCGCCGCTGCGGCGACCTGGTGCACCACCCCGACCATCCGGTCGCTGTGACTGGTGGCGCCGGCCGACGCGCCCATGGTGGTGGGGAAGAGGGCCACCGCGACCGCCAGCACCCCGGCGACGGTGCCCAGTGCGTCGTCCGGCCGGCGGTACCGGTAGGCGACCAGGAACACCCCGACGGCGCACAGCGAGCCGACGAAGACGTCGCGCATCTCGGTGTGGTAATAGCCGCTGAGCGAGTCGAGCAGGGTGAGCCGGCGGGCCGCGACCAGGTGACCGACCACCAGCACGACCGGCAGTGCGATGCCGACGGATCCGATGCCGAGGCGCAGGTGGCACACGGTCACCGCGTCCTGCGGCGGCTTGCGGGGTTCGGGGTTCATCTCCGACTCCTGACGCCCGGCGGGTGGTCCAGCGCCTCGTCGCTGGGGGTGCTGCTCTCCAGTGGAAACGACCGGCACGGTCCGCGTCAACGGTCGGCTCACCCACCGGCCGGCTCGAGTTCCCGCTCGTACACCTGCCCGGTCAGCTGCACGCCGAAGCTGTGGTGGGGCTCCTCCCGGATGAGCCGGAAGCCGCGGGAGAGGTAGATCCGGCGGGCGGCGACCAGGGGGTGATTGGTCCAGAGCCGCATCCGGGTGTATCCCGCGCGCCGGGCGAAGGCGAGGCACTCGTCAACGAGCCGGGCGCCGAGCCGCCGCCCCCGGGCCGCGGGGTCGACCAGCAGGATCCGTAGCTGTGCGGTCCGCTCGTCGGCGGCGACGCAGAAGACGCAGCCGACCCGCTGCCCGCCGAGTTCGGCGATCCAGGCGGCCTCCCGGTCCGGGTCGTGGCCGGCGGCGTAGTCGGCGACGATCCGCGCCACCAGCGCCTCGAAGCTGGTGTCCCAGCCGAACTCGGCGGCGTACATCTCGCCGTGGGCCTGCACCACCCAGCCCAGGTCACCGGGATGGCCCAGCGGACGGACGAGGATCTCGGAGCTCATCGACACCCCTCCACAACTGAAACAGTCGTTTCAGTGGCAGAGTAGCGCTGTGACCCAGCACGAGCGACCCCCCAGTGCCCGCCGGGACGAACTCCTCGAGCGGGCCTACCGGTACGCGGTGGAGCACGGGCTGGCGGAGCTCTCGCTGCGCCCGCTCGCCGCCGCCATCGGGTCCAGCCCCCGGGTGCTGCTCTTCCTCTTCGGTTCCAAGGACGAGCTGATCCGCGCGCTGCTCGCCCGAGCCCGCGCCGACGAGTTGGCCGCGCTCGGGCGGGCCCGGGAGGCGGGCGGCCACGACGACTTCGCCGCGGCGGTGCGGGCGACGTGGGGCTGGCTCGTGGATCCCCGGCACCGCCCGATGCTGGTCCTCTGGCTCCAGGCGTACGCCCGCTCGCTGAGCGAGCCGGACGGGCCCTGGGCGGGCTTCGCCCGGCAGACGGTGGAGGACTGGCTCGGCCTGCTGGCCGAGTTCCAGCGCGGGGCCGATGGCAGCAGCGATCCGGCCCTCGGCCTGGCGCTGCTGCGCGGTGCCCTGCTCGACCTGCTGGCCACCGGCGACGCCGAGCGCGCGACGGCGGCCGTGGAGCGGTACCTGGACCTCATCGGGGCGACGGCCGGGTAGGCCTGGGCCGGTGTGGCGCGCCCGGCCTACTCGTCGTCCTCGTCGTCCAGCCGGGCCAGCCAGGTGGCGAAGCGCTCGATCGGGGTCTCGAACTCCGGGTTCAGGTCCACGAAGTCGCGCAGCCGCTCGCCCAGCCACTCCAGGCTGACCTGCTCGTCGCCCCGGCGCTCGACCAGCTCCTCGATGCCGCGGTCGGTGAAGTACATGATGGCTCCTCGTTCGAAGAAGAGGACCGCCACGCGACCGGGGCAGCGGCCGTCGTACGGTCGCTGCCCCGGTGCTCGCGGTGCGGTCAGGTCACGGGCGGGGGAGAGCCGCCTCGATCAGCGCGGACTGCTCGACCTCGTGCATCTTCGCCGAGCCGACCGCCGGGGCGGCGGCGGCCGGGCGGGAGATGCGACGCAGCCGGACGTTGTTCAGGTGCTCCAGCAGGTTGAGCGCGACGAACGACCAGGCACCCTGGTTGGCCGGCTCCTCCTGGACCCAGGCGAAGTCCTCGGCGTTCGGGTACTGCGCCAGGGCGGACCGGATCTCCTCGACCGGCAGCGGGTAGAGCTGCTCCATCCGGATGATCGCGGTGTCCGTGACCCCCCGCTCCTGCCGGGCCTGGAACAGGTCGTAGTAGACCTTGCCCGAGCAGAGCAGCACCCGCTTCACCTGCTCCGGCGCCGGGGCGGCGGTGTCCCGCAGGACCGGCTGGAAGCTGCCCGAGGTGAAGTCCTCCACCGGGGACACGCAGAGCTTGTGCCGCAGCAGCGACTTCGGCGTGAACACCACCAGCGGCTTGCGCTTCGGCGACAGGGCCTGGCGACGCAGCAGGTGGAAGTAGTTCGCCGGGGTGCTCGGGATGGCCACCCGCATGTTGTCCTCGGCGCAGAGCTGGAGGAACCGCTCCGGGCGGCCGGAGGTGTGGTCCGGGCCCTGGCCCTCGTGGCCGTGCGGCAGCAGCAGGGTGACCGAGGAGCGCTGGCCCCACTTCACCTCGCCGGAGGAGACGAACTCGTCGATCACCGACTGGGCGCCGTTGACGAAGTCACCGAACTGGGCCTCCCAGCAGACCAGCGCGTTGACGTTCTCCACCGAGTAGCCGTACTCGAAGCCCATCGCGGCGTACTCGGACAGCAGCGAGTCGTGGACGAAGAAGCGGGACCGCTCGCCGTCGCCGGTGAGCGAGCTCAGCGGGACGTAGTCGTCGCCGGTCTTCGAGTCGACCACCGCGGCGTGCCGCTGGACGAAGGTGCCCCGGCGGGAGTCCTGCCCGGCGAGCCGGACGGTGACCCCGTCGTGCAGCAGCGAGCCGAACGCGATGATCTCGCCGAAGCCCCAGTCGATGCCGCCCTCGACGGACATCTTGGCCCGCCGCTCCAGCAGCTGCTGGATCCGCTTGTGCGGGGTGAAACCGTCCGGCAGGTTGACGTGCGCCTCGCCGATCGCCTTGACGACGGCGGCGTCGGTGGCGGTGTCGACCTGCGGCTCCGGCTCATCCTCGCGGGGCGGCCGGCTGAGCTGGCGCGGCGTGGTGGCCGCGTCCCGGGTGGCCTTGAAGACCCGCTCCAGCTGCGCCTGGTAGTCGCGCAGCAGCTCCTCCGCGTCCTCCACGGTGATGTCACCCCGCCCGATGAGCTCCTCGGTGTAGAGCTTCCGGACCGACCGCTTCGAGTCGATGATGTGGTACATCTGCGGGTTCGACATCGACGGGTCGTCGCCCTCGTTGTGCCCGCGCCGGCGGTAGCAGACCATGTCGATCACGACGTCCTTGTTGAACGCCTGCCGGTACTCGAAGGCGAGCCGGGCCACCCGGACCACGGCCTCCGGGTCGTCGCCGTTGACGTGGAAGATCGGCGCCTGGATCATCCGGGCCACGTCGGTGCTGTAGAGGCTGGACCGGCTGTACTCCGGGGCGGTGGTGAAGCCGACCTGGTTGTTGACCACCACGTGCACCGTGCCGCCGGTGCGGTAGCCGCGCAGCTGCGACAGGTTGAGCGTCTCGGCGACCACGCCCTGGCCGGCGAAGGCGGCGTCACCGTGCACCGCCAGCGGCAGCACGGTGTAGCCCTCCAGCTTGAGGTCTATGCGGTCCTGCTTGGCCCGGACGATGCCCTCCAACACCGGGTCCACGGCCTCCAGGTGCGACGGGTTCGCCACCACCGAGACCTTGACCGCGTGCCCGCCGTCCGGGGTGGTGAACTTGCCGCTCTGGCCGAGGTGGTACTTCACGTCGCCCGAGCCCTGCGTGGAGCGCGGGTCGAGGTGCCCCTCGAACTCGGAGAAGATCTTCTCGTACGGCTTGCCGACGATGTTGGCGAGCACGTTCAGCCGGCCCCGGTGGGCCATGCCGATGACGACCTCGTCCAGCCCGGCCTCGGCGGAGCACTCCAGCACCTCGCCGAGGAGCGGGATCAGCGACTCGCCGCCCTCCAGCGAGAAGCGCTTCTGGCCGACGTACTTGGTCTGCAGGAAGGTCTCGAACGCCTCGGCGGCGTTGAGCCGGTTGAGCACGTGCTTCTGCTCGTCCGGGGACGGCTTCTCGTACTTGCGCTCTATCCGTTCCTGGATCCAGCGCCGCTCCTCCGGGTCCTGGACGTGCATGTACTCGACGCCGACCCGACGGCAGTACGAGTCGCGCAGCACGCCGAGGATCTGGCGCAGCTTCATCCGCTGCTTGCCGGCGAAGCCGTTGACCGGGAAGACCCGGTCCAGGTCCCACAGGGTCAGCCCGTGCTGGAGGACGTCCAGGTCCGGGTGCTTGCGGATCTTGAACTCCAGCGGGTCGGTGTCGGCCATCAGGTGGCCGCGCACCCGGTACGCGTGGATCAGCTCGTGCACCCGCGCGGTCTTGTTGATCTGGCCCTCGGAGTTGACGGCCACGTCCTGCACCCAGCGCACCGGCTCGTACGGAATGCGCAGCGAGGTGAAGATCTGGTCGTAGAAGCCGCGCTCGCCGAGCAGCAGCTCGTGCATCACCTTGAGGAACTCGCCCGACTGCGCGCCCTGGATGATCCGGTGGTCGTACGTGCTGGTCAGCGTGATCACCTT comes from Micromonospora viridifaciens and encodes:
- a CDS encoding alpha/beta hydrolase family protein — its product is MLRRRTALAAAALLTAGLAGCSGGTAPTERAAPTAPPSTTTPAPRSPAGHAPTESFAVGVRQLKLNRDGDRALPVTVWYPARGAAGGMPERSASAADGRFPVVMFSHGLGAWPEDYQLLLSRWAAAGFVVAAPRFPHTGAGGDGNVLDVLNQPADVSYALTQVLALDGKPGDPLRGRLDTERVAAAGHSAGGVTTIGLFTAGRDERLDAGIVFAGTALGVGTAFAGAAAPQLFVHGQADEVVNYASGKAAYDAVPWPKALLSLPKGDHGRALLTDGAALRVVADTTVEFLRWTLYGDAAAKKRLPADATRGGLATLDDHL
- a CDS encoding alpha/beta hydrolase family protein, with the translated sequence MKVQRLVAALVTALLAGCGSATAATGDPTPPVVEQAPQRAYAVGVRQFVVDPGSPRPLPVTVWYPVEPSGVPPAPAAADAPVVRPGAPVAAGRFPVVIYSHGLRSLPELHAPLTTRWAAAGFVVAAPAFPRTNLRARDFTRADVRNQPADGWRLIRHLVRVDARRGDPLAGHLAVDRIAAAGHSAGGFTTAGMFTSGHAARLRAGIVLAGGGLAGSFAGPVAPLLFVHGSADPVVPESVGRAAYARAPGPAAFLSLPGQGHGEYLTPGRPGFVQVLAATTDFLRWTLYDDRAALHRLPTDAHLPGVTTLTSRLPR
- a CDS encoding acetate/propionate family kinase; the protein is MTDRILVLNCGSSSVKYRLYDGEEVRDKGLVERIGEPGGGPADHESAVREIIDRLDLDGLAGVGHRVVHGGRKFSEPALIDDAVIAAIEDLVPLAPLHNPANLAGIRVARAALPDTPQVAVFDTAFHHTLPEAAATYAIDRGVAERYGIRRYGFHGTSHAYVSRHTAELLGRPYAELNTITLHLGNGASVCAVRGGRSVATSMGMSPLEGLVMGTRSGDLDPAVIFHLRREAGMGVDEIDDLLNHRSGLLGLTGVNDMREVLARRDAGDPAAALAFDVYRRRITGYVGAYYALLGRVDAVTFTAGVGEHAAPVRAASLAGLERLGIAVDPARNDGSGDRIISPDGAEVAVCVVNTDEEREIARETRTVLASRA
- the pta gene encoding phosphate acetyltransferase, which translates into the protein MARSVYLTGVGSGGGKSTIALGLAELLSRQVERIGAFRPLVPGTGPDQILALLTERYRMELPVDELHGSTYAEATALVADGRREELISRIVARYREVERRCPAVVVVGSDFADGDGAGPRELAFNARLATEFGSVVVPVIDGFGQPPEAIAAAVRGAYHDLAELGATVLAVVANRVPGPMTLPELPVPAYAIPEVPTVSAPTVAEVATALGATRLSGDDAALDRDVLDYVVGAAHVPTLLDHLTDGALVITPGDRADLLVAAGAAHVAGQVSLAGLVLTLGEQPDPRAMRLVERLNTGLAVLSVPSDSYDTVAASSRIEGRPSTANPRKVEAALGAFERCVDTVDLARRLRVSRSARVTPLMFENDLIDRARAQRRRLVLPEGAEERILRAAEILLRRGVADLTLLGRPDDIARRTRELGVDIGAAQVVDPVRSEWRDEFAEEYAKLRAHRGVTPELAHDVVAHPNYFGTMMVHSGRADGMVSGATHTTAATIRPAFEIIRTVPGVSVASSVFFMLLADRVLVYGDCAVNPDPDAAQLADIAISSAGTAARFGIEPRVAMLSYSTGDSGFGADVEKVAAATELVRQRRPELLVEGPIQYDAAIDPQVAATKLPDSPVAGRATVFVFPDLNTGNNTYKAVQRSAGAVAVGPVMQGLRRPVNDLSRGATVPDIVNTVAITATQAAASS
- a CDS encoding DUF998 domain-containing protein, with the protein product MNPEPRKPPQDAVTVCHLRLGIGSVGIALPVVLVVGHLVAARRLTLLDSLSGYYHTEMRDVFVGSLCAVGVFLVAYRYRRPDDALGTVAGVLAVAVALFPTTMGASAGATSHSDRMVGVVHQVAAAALFVLLATFCLVLFTRPDRAGVPPPRSAVRFYRVCGGLILAAIALALVSTQLPTDVRDTLKPVLWCETVAVFAFGAAWVAKSDALFRAAESADEVGADPDTRPAAPAPS
- a CDS encoding GNAT family N-acetyltransferase, producing the protein MSSEILVRPLGHPGDLGWVVQAHGEMYAAEFGWDTSFEALVARIVADYAAGHDPDREAAWIAELGGQRVGCVFCVAADERTAQLRILLVDPAARGRRLGARLVDECLAFARRAGYTRMRLWTNHPLVAARRIYLSRGFRLIREEPHHSFGVQLTGQVYERELEPAGG
- a CDS encoding TetR/AcrR family transcriptional regulator codes for the protein MTQHERPPSARRDELLERAYRYAVEHGLAELSLRPLAAAIGSSPRVLLFLFGSKDELIRALLARARADELAALGRAREAGGHDDFAAAVRATWGWLVDPRHRPMLVLWLQAYARSLSEPDGPWAGFARQTVEDWLGLLAEFQRGADGSSDPALGLALLRGALLDLLATGDAERATAAVERYLDLIGATAG
- a CDS encoding DUF6104 family protein, with the protein product MYFTDRGIEELVERRGDEQVSLEWLGERLRDFVDLNPEFETPIERFATWLARLDDEDDE
- a CDS encoding multifunctional oxoglutarate decarboxylase/oxoglutarate dehydrogenase thiamine pyrophosphate-binding subunit/dihydrolipoyllysine-residue succinyltransferase subunit encodes the protein MSTQQTSQENPLAGFGPNEWIVEEMYQRYLADPSSVDSAWHDFFADYRPAPGAATPRPDGKAAPAARPEPGEQQEAVASVAQQPAPAKPAPAAKAAPAKPAPKAAEKPAAKPAAAPKPAAKAPTVSAAGTTPLRGVAAKIVQNMDASLAVPTATSVRAVPAKLLVDNRIVINNHLARGRGGKVSFTHLIGYAMVRALVEHPEMNNSYAEVDGKPAMVRPEHVNLGIAIDLAKPDGSRTLVVPSIKACEQMDFRQFWQAYEDVVRRARRNELTMEDYTGTTISLTNPGGIGTVHSIPRLMQGQSAIIGVGAMEYPAPYQGMSEATLAELAVSKVITLTSTYDHRIIQGAQSGEFLKVMHELLLGERGFYDQIFTSLRIPYEPVRWVQDVAVNSEGQINKTARVHELIHAYRVRGHLMADTDPLEFKIRKHPDLDVLQHGLTLWDLDRVFPVNGFAGKQRMKLRQILGVLRDSYCRRVGVEYMHVQDPEERRWIQERIERKYEKPSPDEQKHVLNRLNAAEAFETFLQTKYVGQKRFSLEGGESLIPLLGEVLECSAEAGLDEVVIGMAHRGRLNVLANIVGKPYEKIFSEFEGHLDPRSTQGSGDVKYHLGQSGKFTTPDGGHAVKVSVVANPSHLEAVDPVLEGIVRAKQDRIDLKLEGYTVLPLAVHGDAAFAGQGVVAETLNLSQLRGYRTGGTVHVVVNNQVGFTTAPEYSRSSLYSTDVARMIQAPIFHVNGDDPEAVVRVARLAFEYRQAFNKDVVIDMVCYRRRGHNEGDDPSMSNPQMYHIIDSKRSVRKLYTEELIGRGDITVEDAEELLRDYQAQLERVFKATRDAATTPRQLSRPPREDEPEPQVDTATDAAVVKAIGEAHVNLPDGFTPHKRIQQLLERRAKMSVEGGIDWGFGEIIAFGSLLHDGVTVRLAGQDSRRGTFVQRHAAVVDSKTGDDYVPLSSLTGDGERSRFFVHDSLLSEYAAMGFEYGYSVENVNALVCWEAQFGDFVNGAQSVIDEFVSSGEVKWGQRSSVTLLLPHGHEGQGPDHTSGRPERFLQLCAEDNMRVAIPSTPANYFHLLRRQALSPKRKPLVVFTPKSLLRHKLCVSPVEDFTSGSFQPVLRDTAAPAPEQVKRVLLCSGKVYYDLFQARQERGVTDTAIIRMEQLYPLPVEEIRSALAQYPNAEDFAWVQEEPANQGAWSFVALNLLEHLNNVRLRRISRPAAAAPAVGSAKMHEVEQSALIEAALPRP